Genomic DNA from Lactuca sativa cultivar Salinas chromosome 8, Lsat_Salinas_v11, whole genome shotgun sequence:
ATCGGTGGAACCAGACGTGCCCTACAATCTACGGCAAAGCCAAAAACTTGTAGCTCATCGTTGCGTAATTTTGCAAAGCAACTCCAGAAATAAGCACATGCGACTGTAAAAGATGAGACATGTTGTAACGTGGGCAGTTGGGTTGATACGAATTTCTTCATTTGATTGATGATGGGTCTGGTCAGAACAAAAGTAGCCCTGACATCATCACTCGGTCCAGTAAGACATCGAAGCTGATACTTTTCATCAAAAGTGTCGAGTTTTGCTCTCTTAAGATATATTTCATCTAAATCTGGGTGATTGATTACTCTATCATAGAATGGCAAACTTCCATTAGCGAGAAATAACTCATCTGAACCAGATCTTGCAATCCAACTCCATGCCTCCAGAAAACAAAACCGAGTGCTTGCATCTCCAAGGCCATGGTGATTGGTTGTTCCAATGGAGAAACCACTATTAGGGAAAAACGTCACTTGAATGGAGAATAACGGGATTGTAACATAATCGATTACTTTTTCAGCTTTTCCAAGGAGAGGTATAAGAGGATAAAACTTATCACAGGCTCGAGGATGATTTCCCACTAGATCGTTGAAATCAAGATTACTCTCTGCAATAGTGACTGAGATAGCGTCACCTTCTATGTAACGAATTTGTGGTTTTCTAGTACCTGTAGGATCTATGATCAAGTTACCCGCAAAAGGTGTAAAATGGAGAAGTGTTTTAGATAACGAGGTTTTTAGAGTGGGAACAATTGTATCAATAAACTGAGTTTTAGAGAGCTGTGGTAACTCATAGAAGAAAAGATGGTGAACGGGATGAAGGTGCAGCCATGGCAGGTCGAAAAATGACAAGGGAAGCCACGTCTCATGTTTGGTGGATGGAGGTGGAGAAACCTCGGTCTGTTCAAGCACAGTCAAGATGGGAAGAGAAGACATCTCAAGCGACTCACTAATTTGATGTTTCAAATTTCAATCCTTAGATGAGTTAGCGTCATTTATAACATAAATTTATCATTTAATCCCTAGATGAGTTAGCGTTATTTATAACATAAATTTATCATGTGGATATGCATCAAACGCCTTCGATCACGATCAACAAGAGTAGGCTAATGTGGGCCTGGCCAGAAGACAAATAATTGTAACAATTGATGCATTCAACACgagtttatttattaatataagaCTTGGGCATATGCTGTTTGGTACGAAATATTTTTTGTCGACCTTTTAAAATTTTTCCTGCCGACATTTTGATTCTCATTTTTTAGAATTTAATAGTTCATTACTTGAACCTCTAACATGCATGGGAGGCAGGTTCTATAAAATGCGCTTCGCAGCCGGTAAAGGTGGTGCATGTATCACCCCAATGACAATCATTTCTCATTGGTTTACATTACCATGCATTTTTGAATCCTATACACTTTTTACTTTTAGGAGTTGTTTGGTTTCTTTTATTTGAaacaatttataattttttttaaatgtttattagTTTCCACGATATTAAccataaaattttatttaatgatttttttCTATATAAGAAACAATTGTAAGATTCTATAAGTAATGAAACTTGCGAAACAAAGTCTTAGACCCAAATGGTATTTTAACAAatgaaatttatttaaatattttttgtttaagtTTATTTTGGATGTATTAGTCATGATTGGTATTAACGAGTATGGTGACGATCGGTGGCATGATACGACACGAAACGAACCGTGACGAAACTAAAATTCAATTTCATGTTTGTATTCGCGTCAAGTGTAAAAACATAATGTCATGTCGTGTTGTGTTCTTGTTCAAAATTCGACACAAAATTGACATGATGTAGCATTTGTTTGTTGTGTTtttcgtgttatgtatgattaaatattaattaaacaaaataattgttatatttttttctttatcgTATCGTGTCGTGTCTGTcgtttttaattggttcgtttttGTGTCGTGTCATTTTCGTGTTATATAAAACCTTGTCGTGTCAGATAAAAAACATGACACGATGACTCGGTTTTCCACCCCTATTAGTGAGAGTGCATTGACGCTTGAATACActccaaacaaaaaaaaaacaaatgctACAAAAAACACTATAACATCagttaataattttaaataactaatttataagatttaatatttaaaaaatcacCAAGAATGTTTTGGATATGGTAACAAGGATTCCGTCCTAAATTTCTTCTGGTAATGGATCGGTTGTCGAAGTGGTTTGATTGAGTATAATCGAGCAGTTCCCACATTGGTATTGACTACAAAGATCACACTTTCTTTATGCATAAGATCGTTCAGTGTTTACACAACATCGATCATTTCCACTTCTAGTTAATTAGGAACACCTTACATCATGAGTCCACCGGTCATATCAGCATGTTGGACCATAATGATTGTGGTTTAGTTAATCATGTCATCCGTACGGTCAAATACCGATAAGATATACCCCCACACTTGTATCCAAAATAAGTTATATGTTATCTAAGAGCTTCTCCAACCACAAACACTAACATAGTGATTATTTAACACCATTTTAATGATTTAATTCAAACCAACTTCTAAAATGGTGTTTTTAGAGGTTTTTATATTTGGACTTTATATTTGGTGTTAAAAAGGAACCAACACAAAAATGATTCAACTTTGGAAGATTGATTCATGTAAAATTGGCATCTAAAAGGTGTTTTAGAGGTCAATTAGAATTGGCCTAATAGCTTCATCTCATGGAGATGGTTAGGTGGCCTTTCCAGCCTTTAAGCCTTTCGTCAACCTGTCATATGTTGTTTGCTTTATGCTAAACCTTTGTTTGATAAAAAGACAGCGTCTAAAATTTCTTTGATTTATCTTCAATTTCATTATAtataaatccaaaaacaatacAAATGCTAATTATGTTGATTCGATATGTATTCACATCACTTTTAGTTATAATATTTTTTGGGGACGCATAAGAAACATACCTTCATGTAGGCAACAACATAGCATCGTTCGTAAATTAATGTCATTGCGGTGAACATCAGTTCAAGTGGATTCCATCCTTGTTAACAAATACCTTTTTATTGAAGCCACATCATGGAATAATGAGGAAAAACCTTCTTATCTCTCTCCATCCCAAATTATTGTTcacgtttgactttttaaatctCTTTTGTTCAAATTTGACCTTATATAAATTACTTTttcttatataattttttatacaaaatatatgaatagattgttttttaaatatattatcaaTGTAATAAgtttcataaaaaatatataacataaataaaattatttattgtcAAAGTTGACAtggaaagacttcaaaagtcaaacgtGTACAATAATTTTAGGACCAACGAAGTAATAATTAGGTGTAGAATTACTAAAATACTTACGTTTTTCGATGCTTGTAAATGTACGAACCATGCATCTTTCTCTTATACAATATTTAGAATTTCCATTTACAACGTTGGTCTCAAACTACAATTTACAAATTTCCATTCACAATTTGACAAACTCAATTTGTTGAACAAAGTTAAgccatatttttttataaatcacATCCCAGCCATGCCAAAATGAAAACATGAAGCCTTGCTACTGATTAATATCTTTTAAAATAAGCTTATAAATGAAATTAATATGGTAAACAAGGATGAGACTATTAGAGATAAAACTTAAATATAGATAATATTTATCTCTTCTCATGTAAACTCAGATAATTTGTTATTATTTTGTATTCCTCATGTATTATATATAGTAATGAAATACACAAAAACATTCAAGTTAAATATTAATTTCGTATATGGTATCAGACTAGGTTTCCCCACTTACCTTCTCATCATGGATGGCATTTCCCCACTTACCTTCTCATCATGGATGGCAGCTCCTTATCCTCCCATTCTTCTCTTTCCCTAAACACAATCCTTCACATGATTTCTGTtaaactcccccccccccccctaactaCCTACTATGGCGCAATCAACTGGTCACTCTGCTTGCTTATAAAAGGTTATCGGGCCATATAGATGGAAAAAAGCGGCACCCTCTAAAACATTAGCCCCTGATGCTAATGGTGTCTCTAACACTTGTTCCAGGTATTACTTAAATTTATTTAAGATCAAGGGTTATGGTgtgtggattcggcgagtcgcgagtccaactcgtcgagtagagggcATTTCAAGGATGCGGGATCTACACCCTACTCGATGAGCTGGaaggccgactcgacgagtaggcctgtaaagataaaaccctaattctagggtttgcaccctatataatctccttaagaGCCTTGAGGCTGACCTCCcatcagcctccaaaccctaagaacgtatgtcacacccccgaaccgtgaAAAAAAACGACGGAAACGTCCCGGGGAGGATGACGTCAAGCGTAGTATCACaataattgcatcatagtaatcaaagtaaacacaaccattatatTGTAATATggatatttacatttgtttgaaaacatagtttgtgtacatcaaaatgaaacaaaagtaaaaGACGAGACTAAAAAATGCTTCGTCTTCTCCAAAACCTGGCaagggtacctgtctattgttgtcctgagaatacaagcgatttttgaaaacgtatcagcataaagctggcgatttcataagcatgttttttgtaatgaaaactattCACTGAATTTGTATAACtaattcattttcattatatGTAAAATATCATTTGTATcgaaaccctggttaccaccagtatgtaatatttattccgtttgaaaaccctggctaccaccagcaTGTAaagtatgttctgtttgaaaaccctggctaccaccagtaggtAAAGTATGTTCTGTTTGTCTGGGAAAATCCATTATTTTCCCTGGTATACGTGTGTTAGTTGCTTTAATGGTTCCGAAATCGTAAAGCATAAGTAACATACTTATGTTATTAAAGCAATTCTCTATGAGAGGTATATTATTACGTAAAAGAGTCGTACGATTGGCGAGCTTTATGACCATACTTAAACTTGATACGACGTGAAACGGACGTCGATAtcctttatgacatttgtcacccgcagacctatCGGTCcgattgtagctagcagccaggtgcaggttagtcagtcccgtatagatctatacacaaaagccACGCTTTCCCTCCATGAAATTCTGGTTCATaagggtagtcctccacttagGTTATGTTGTAAGcgcccaaggacgtgtctcccaaTTAAGTTGATGACTTTACGATTAATAATATATAAGTGTACTGATCGTTCGTATGAAAACCCGATATATGTTTTGTAgggtaaaaataattatactaaaataaatatttaatgttGTACTCTCGTACTAGTGTATGATATAAACTAAATATGTCATAGTTTATGTATTCAACTGTGTATGTAGTTTGTATTTGTAAAACTGGTaatgaaatccccaaactatacccattatagtttgacTGTAATGTTATGTTCGTGAATTGTTTGGAAAGCTATGCAATTAAATTTGGGAAAATGTCCCCTATGCTCTGCATGATACAAAAGGGATTAAGTATCTAAATGCTTTATGATAACCGTTGATTTGTATAAATTGCataagtttgacttgttgaaaacttttgtgtttggcttgtattcaccctgaaaacatttaaaaagcataaaagtgtaggggtatgaactcacagttggttGGATGCAAAGGATTGAAATGGAAGATCCTCGAGTCGACGGACGTGgcacttaacggaatcctaatatcaataaatacatatatgtatctaaattagcgattttgttagataaagtgttagaaaagCACTCgttttcggttaaggaatgttatcaGGACTTGGTTGAATCGAGGGAACATAATTTTAATCACTTAAGAGGTGTTTACAACCATGAATGGGGGTTTAAGGCCATGAATAGGGTTTACGGCCGAGAACTGGGTTTGCAGCtgttaacagggtttacggcagTGAACCGtcttttgaagggtttacggcctttgaagatttgaagggtttacgaccgtaaactcaagaacaagggTGCTTGGTTTCGACGAAAACGTGTTCCAGATGCTGCCAAACGGCCCCAAAtgacgatttttggtgtttttcgtAAGAAAGGAGGGGTTTTTAGGCGTTTACGGTCaagagagttagagagagaaagcgagTGTTTCCGGCCAAGAAGGTTCAAATGAAGGTGGGGGTCCTATATTTATAGGTTGGAGGGTATGGTCGGTGGTAGGGTCCACCTGGCACCGACCgcaaatgggtttacggccctacacaagtttacggctgtaaactcgtCCTGGCCGAGAACATGGTGTTTTCAAGTAGAGTTCGAGTTTTTGCGTGATTTCCAGTTTATTTCCGACTCGTATAAAATACATAAtattgatttaaaatgaaatattttttccCCAAACCAAGGAATTTGACAGAAttcaataaaactaaaattttattaacggaaatagGGTAAAGATAATAggaaaaagtttcgggttgtcacatcatccccctattagagggaatttcgtcctgaaattcgaacgtagaatacaaatcatggactcAGAAAGATATGCTgtatttctgtttcatctgatcttctagcttccaagtgaattcaggtccccgcttggcattccagcgaaccttcactatcgggatgcgactttgtttcattcgtttgatctctctgtccatgattttgaccggttcttccatgaagttgaggttcTTGTTGACTTCAATCTCATCGAGAGGGATCATAAGGGTCTCGCCGGATAAACACTTCTTAAGATTCGAGATGTGGAAGACGGGATgaatgttgctaagctcttgaggtagacgaagtttgtaggctacgggaccgatcctagcaaggatctcgaacaACTCTATGTATCCcggattcagctttccacgctttgcAAAGCATaccaagcctttccagggtgagaccttcaacagaacacgacttccaacctggaactccaagggtttttgtTGTTTATCgccatagctcttttgtctgtcgcGTGAGGCTTTCTGTCGTTCTCagatttgtacgatcttttcg
This window encodes:
- the LOC111911307 gene encoding malonyl-coenzyme A:anthocyanin 3-O-glucoside-6''-O-malonyltransferase → MSSLPILTVLEQTEVSPPPSTKHETWLPLSFFDLPWLHLHPVHHLFFYELPQLSKTQFIDTIVPTLKTSLSKTLLHFTPFAGNLIIDPTGTRKPQIRYIEGDAISVTIAESNLDFNDLVGNHPRACDKFYPLIPLLGKAEKVIDYVTIPLFSIQVTFFPNSGFSIGTTNHHGLGDASTRFCFLEAWSWIARSGSDELFLANGSLPFYDRVINHPDLDEIYLKRAKLDTFDEKYQLRCLTGPSDDVRATFVLTRPIINQMKKFVSTQLPTLQHVSSFTVACAYFWSCFAKLRNDELQVFGFAVDCRARLVPPIPATYFGNCVAPCGAMAKTKILTEKEGFVTAAKLLGECLLKMSDDKVGIIKDAKTWFDFPFKGMPTFITVTGTPRLKFYDTDFGWGKPKKYETISIDYSVEISLYASKDSNEDLEIGVRLSPTEMEAFIPIFNGGLENYI